TCCGGGGTTGCTGTCGCCCCATGGCGCAGTTGTCCCACGATTGCTGATGCCCGTCAAGCCGTGAAGGACTTCGGATTCCCCGTGATTGCCAAGCGGTTCGAAGGATCCTACGATGGGTACGGGAATGCTACCATCCGTACCGTTGAGGACGTGGAAACCGCATGGTCGGAGTTGGCCGCCGAGGATGGTCTGCTGATTGAAGACTTCATCGACTTCAAGCGTGAGTTGGCCGTGATGGTCGCCCGGCGTCCCTCCGGTCAGACCGTGGTCTATCCCGTGGTGGTAACGGAACAGAAGGATCACCGCTGTCACGCCGTATGGGTGCCCTCCGGCCTCACTCCGGATCGGATTGCGGCGGTCGAGGCCATGGCGCTTCAAGCCGCGGAAGCCGTTGACGCTGTTGGTGTCCTGGGTGTGGAGCTGTTTGAAGGCATGGATGGCACCCTTCTACTCAATGAATTGGCGCCCCGCCCACACAATACCGGACACTACACCATCGAGGCGTGCCACACCTCCCAGTTTGAAAACCATATCCGGGCTGTGCTTGATTGGCCGCTTGGAGATCCCTCCCTTCGCGTTCCAGCCGCTGTCATGATCAACGTGCTTGGCCACAGGGCAGGAGCCCTGCACACCGACGGGTACACCAATGCCCTCGGCATTGACGGTGCCTCCGTCCATCTGTATGGCAAACGGGATGTGCGTCCCAAGCGAAAAATGGGTCATGTCACGGTTACGGCCCATACCGTCGAAGAAGCCCGTGAAAAAGCCGAGTCCGCCGCAGCCCTCATCCAGCTTTGACCATGAACACTTCCCATCCAGGTACGACCGCATCCACCCCGCTTGTCGGCATTGCCATGGGCAGTCAATCGGACTGGCCGACCATGGAGGCGGCAGCCGACATATTGAAGGACTTCGGCATCCCGTTCGAGGCCCGCGTTCTCTCGGCACATCGCACGCCGGACAAAATGACGGAATGGGCCCAGAAAGCCCGTGAACGAGGAATGCGTGTCATCATAGCCGGCGCAGGCGGTGCTGCCCACTTGCCCGGCATGATTGCCGCGTCCACGGTCCTACCCGTCATCGGTGTTCCGGTTGAAACCCGGAGCTTGAAGGGTCTGGACTCCCTGCTCTCCATTGTACAGATGCCCGGCGGAGTCCCTGTGGCCACGGTGGCTATCGGCAATGCGAAAAACGCTGCGCTGCTGGCCGTCCAGATCCTGGGGGCCGGCCAGGAACACCATCTGGATGCCATGGAAACGTACCGTGCTACGTTGCGCGCCCAGGTGGCCGACATGGATGCAGCCGTCCGTGGGATGAAGGGCTGATCCCTATTCCAGGAACAGATCCTGCTCCATTTCAACGTCCCGATCCGATACGTTGTCATGGATACGGACCACGAGTGTGTACAAACCGGGTTCCTGATTCTCTGCACCCAGGATGAGGTATTGGGCATCGTCTTGTGACTCGACCTGGACCGGCAGACGTACGGATACGCCGGCGTCTCCTCCGCCAAAGAGCCGCCCGACGGCCCGTCCAATCCGATTGCCATCTTCCTTCGGCAGCAGAACGGCCTCGATGTCGTACGATGCCGTCCCGTCCGGATTCTGTCCCAGGTTGTAGACCTCAAAGTAGAGATAGATGGGTTGATCCACGCCGAACACCGACCACGGTGCCGGCTGGATGGAAAATCCATTCCGGTAGATATCGGACGCGACCACCGGTTTGCCATCGAAGGCTTCGTCAATTCGATACGCCAACATGACGTCGGAAAGGGCCAATCGGTCCCCGGAGAAATCGTGAACGGGCACCTCACGTCGCTGGACGGCCACCGTTCCACCGCTGGCTGTTTCGAATTCCACCGACACCTCGTGATTGCCTGGTGGTGTGGCGAATGCCTCGGAGTTCACCCACAAGTTCGCCTCATCGAACCGGACAATCTGGGAGGTCCGAAGCCCATAAATGGTCTGCCGACGCTCTGCCAGCATGTTCCGGTTGTCTGACACAACAAACGTACCCGCATTCGCAGTCAGGTTGATCATGTCCTGATCCGGGTCGTACCCCTCCGTGATCGGAATCCCGTAGTTGACGTAAACGTCCGAGTTGCCGTCACGTCCGCGAAACGACGATACCAGGTAGGGCAATTCGATCTGTCGTCCCGGCGCTTCGTACTCATACAATTCCGGAGTCTGATCGAACGTCTCAAATGCCTTGATCGTGTAATCGTTCACCCACGGCAGGCTACCATCGGCAAGTTCGGACGCCGACGGGCTGTACAAACGGTACTCTCCGTTCCGGAACGGATCTTCAAAGACAAACTTGAACGTGCCATAATCCCAGATATTGTAGGTATTGGCCTCTTCACCCAGATCCATGTCCGTTCCACGCCGCGCTACTTCCAGCGCCAGCCCTGCGTTTCCCGTGGGATCACTCTGCGTGCCCCCTGAGCTCGGTGCACCCATCCGTACGCCCGATGTACTGCGGGGAATGATGACCACATCTCCCTGCGGAGGACCGTATCGTACGAGGATCTGGCCCCGCTCCGTATTCCAGCCCCGCAGATCAACATCCGGAGCACCATACAACAAGTCGGCATAGGTCAGCCGCACATAGTGCTCCAGTTTCCGCTCATTGTACGGCGTGAGGTAACGCGGGTCCTTGCTCGTCCAATACCGGGATGCATATGCTGCCGCGTCCGCCGCATACGCGGCGCGTTCATCGCGGGGCAGGATATCATCCAGCCGTTCATAGGCAAATTGCTCCTCTTCCGTCATGTAGCGGAACGCCGTCTCGAAAGACTTCGATGCCGCGTCCATGTTGCCCACGTTGTAGTGCGCATATCCCAGATAGGTCCACAATTGGGCATCATCGGGGAAATACACGTACATCTGCGAGAGCATGTCCAACGCCTCCTCATACTCCCCTTTCAGGGCGTAGATTTCCATGAGGTGGTCGTAGACCGTGCGTTGACGCGGGTCCGACTCCAGGGCAGTCGACAGGTGTCCGATCGCCCGGTCGTACGCCTTCTGGGCACGGCTGGACATGTCCACGACGGGAATTCCCTGTTGTTTGAGTGTCTCCACGTCGAATTCGTCGGCAAGGAAAATCGAATTCGGGTCCAGGTTCTGTTCCACGGCACCGATCAACTCGTCGGTTGTCGGCTCATATTCGATGCCTTGGTCCCGGTCGTAATCCTGGGCTTGTTCGACCAGGTAACCCGCCAGAGGGTCGACCGTGGTCTGCGACCGGTATCTGTACTCGTTGAATGTCAGGGCCGGATACATCAGGGCATTCCGGTATCTCCAGAAATCCCGGATATAGGCAACCCCGAGTTCTTCGTGCGCAAACGCGTTCTGGGGATCGATCTCCAGGATGGCCCGGGCCAGTTCTCGGCGACGCGTTTCGCGGGACTTCTCGACAATGAAATTGGAAGCGTCTGCTTTGTACTGCTGCATGCGCGCAACCATGTACTGGACGTTTTCCGGTTCGATTTCCAATGCGCGGTCGAGTTCGCGACCTGCCCTGCGTTCATCCCGAAGGGGTGTTTCCCAGAAGATCCGGGCCAGCAGGAAATGCGCCTCTGCATTCGCCGGATCCTGTTCGAGCGCCCGCTCAAAATGCGTGACCGCACTGGAATACTCGCCGCGACGGAAATCAAGGATGCCGTCCGTCATCGGATCCGCCTGCTGCGCCAGGACCGGCATGGCGACAAATAAAAGAGCAGCCACGATGCCGGCAACGCATCCATTGAAAAAGCCCGGGAGAGAGCTTGCGGGGGACATAGTCTTCATGCAAATTATCCGGTACATACCTGGTCAGGTTCATACGCCATTGGTGACCGTGTGATTCACCTCAATACGTATTCTACTTCAAACCGCGGGCGAACACCGGAGAAGATCACCGAACGGTGAATCCGGCGTTCCGGGCGGCGTCATCGGAGAGTTGAATGACGAAGGAATCCTCGAATCCGGCCGACACGAATCCGAATCCGTTCTGGACGTTGCTCAAGGTCCCCGGTTGAACCAGAAGTTCCGGATTGAACGTCCGGCCGGTCGGAGGCGTCCATTCCGCTGCCGCGACGAACGGGCGCACATCTATCCCCAACAGTTCAATGGCCGTCAGCCCTCCGGGAGAAACATTCAAAGCACCATATACCGCACCGATGTCCAGGGATGGCTCGACCACGACCCCCAGACCTGTGCCCGTATCCTGCAGGATGGTGCCGGATTGGATCACGAGACTGAACGGTTCAGGTTCGGGGTTCCGCGCCGTGGTCAGTGTCACATGATAGATGAGATACAGGTCCAGGAGTCGGGGCGCGTTTTCCCAGTCGATCCGGACACGAACGTTTCCACGTACATTCTGGATATCGGATACGCGGGGGGCTGTTCGGGGCGGCGTGGCCACGCGCACCGTGGAAACCTGGCCATTCGGGTGCGCCGCATCCAGGCGGTATTCACGGTCGTATTCCACCGGCGTGTCGGCAATGAACACGTGTCCGTACGACCCGGACGCGAACTGGACCACGGAGTCCCGCCAGGCCACGCTGGCTCCCGACGTCAAATCGGTCAGCGTCACCGTGGCCGTGGAGGGCGCACCGTCGTCCGCTACCAGGATGGGCTCGATTTCAAACAGCCGCACTTTCTGCAGATCCGCCGTAGGATCGAGCCATCCCCACAACGTGTACGGCCGGTCCGTTTCCACGATCGGGTCCACCGTGGAGTCGCATCCGACAGAAAATAGTACGAAAAGAACGGCCAGGACCGGAAGCATGGACCGGCGTTCAGTTTCGGCAAGATGTTCTTGCATCCAGGTCCTCATTCTTCAAGATCCAGTTTGAGTCCAAGCGTAGGAATGAAGGGCAACTGGTCCACCCTCCTCAGGGTAAACACGTCCAGATAGAAGAGGTTGGCTCGGTCATACGTGTTGATGATTCCGGCATGTATGGTCAGTCGGGCCTTTTCCGTCAAGACCATCTCCCGTTCGGCCGAGAGATCCAAGCGGTGGTACGTGGGCAACAGACCCTTGTAGGGCTGCTCGAAGATGACCCGCCGACTGCCCTCCTCTTCCAACACATCCACGTTGCCTTCCATCAGGACGAATCCGTCGAATCCCAGGGCCCGGCTGAAGGGCAGGCCGCTCCCGAATTGCCAACGGACCGAGAAGACGGCAAGTCGGGTGTCTTTGTTGACGACCAGGTTGAGTTGGTGCCGGCGATCGTGCGCCGGTCGAAAGGATACACTCTCGGTTCCGTACCAGAGTGGAAGCGATTCCTGACGGGCCGAATATTCCACACTGGACAACCCGTACGTGGCGAGCACGCGGAACCCGTCTTCCGAATATTCCGCGCGCAGGTCTCCGCCGAACACCCGTCCGTCAGCGTTCTGGATGCGCGTCGTGAAGCGGGGAAACGCCGTCCACTCCGGGATGAAAAGATTGTCCAGCTTCTTGGCATAGCCCTCCAGCCCGACTTCGAACGACGAAGACAGGGCGCGACGGTATCCAATAATGGCATGGAGCGCGGAAGGAACATCGAAATTATTCGGACTGGACGTCCATGCTGAAAAGACGCCCGCCGCATCCCTCCTGTCCACAAGTCCTACGATCTCCTGATGATAACTGCCGGCAGCGAACGACCATTCGTCATGGTCCCGACGGCGGACGAGACGTAACCGGGGCTCCAGGAAACCGACATTCTTGCTGGGGAAACCATGGATCCGGGCGCCGGCCCGCAATTCCCATCCATTGCCGAAACTCCACTCGGGCTCCACGTACATCCCGATTTCCGTCACGAATTCCTCCCGGAACGACAGATTCTGGAACAGCCCGTTCAACTCACTCTCGATGGTCAACGAGCGGGCAAACAGGCCCCATCGAATGGTTGTATTTCCGTGGAAGTGCGTCAGGTTGGCAATGGTATTGACCGACTGAAGACGCGAGAATCGTTCCGCTGCCGTCCCCCGACTCTGCCATGATTCAAGCCGGGAAGCATTGACGGCAAATTCGGCCATGACCGAAAACGCGCGCGGGAAAACCAGGTACCTCAGGCCACCGGCCTCGTTGGTCCACTCCACGAATTCCCGGGGTTGCTGAACCGATCCCTCGAAAACAGAACCTTTGTCGTGGGTCCGCAGGAAGTTGACGGTGAATTGGGAGTTGTACGAAGGAAGTGCGTGTAATTTTACGTACAGGTCGCCGAATTCGTACGGAAGGTCCTGGCTGATAATCCGCGACGCACCCTGTCCGATGACCGATTCGCGGACAGAGGCCAGGAACGACACCTTTCCATTGTTGTGAAGCGGTCCTTCAATCATGAGTCCGGACACGAACGGTGCAAGCGACGCGGAACCCTTGTATCCGTATTTGCTTCCGTTCCGGCTTGTGACGTCCATTACCGAGGATATGCGCCCCCCGTACTGGCTGGGAAAACCGCCCGCAAATACCTCCACATCGGCAATGATATCCGCCGGGAACGATGAAAAAAAGCCGAGTACGTGGAAGGGTTGATAGATCCACAGCCCGTCCAGCAGCACCAGGTTCTGCCACGGCTCACCACCACGGACAAACAACTGCCCTCCCCGGTCGCCCACCGATACGATGCCCGGGAGCGTGGTCAAGTAATTGACCAGATCACCGGATACGTCCGGCGAGGGAATCATTTCGATATCTGCCGGAATGATGGTCACCTGGCCAGCGGTCACGCGGACCGAACCCGAGTCCCGCTCTTCCTCGACGACCAGTTCATCCAGTACTTCCGACCCTTCGGTCAGTTGGATGTTTAGAAGGATGCGCTCCCCTTCTTCCAGTGTGATGCCCTGCTCCCAGGTATCGAATCCGATGAACGATGCGCGCAGCACGTAAGCCCCTTCGTCAAGACGCGACAACGCATACACGCCCCCCGAGCCAGACACGGTTCCGGTCACCAGCTCACCCGATGCGCCGAGTAGCGCCACATTCACACCTTGAAGGGCTTCTCCGGTGTCGGCATCCGAGATGACACCCCGCACAATGCCTGACTGGGCCTGCGCCTCCCGGAGCGGGGCGGCCAGCATAATCAGCCAGCCCAATAAGAGGACGACCGGCAAGCGCAACGCGTTGATGGACAACGTGGACATGATTCAGCGGGAAAGGATTTCCAGGGTAGTGGACCGTTCAAGGACCCGAAGGTTGCCCGGAATATCGGTAACGCGCACGGTCAAGTGATAGGCACCGGGTTTTACCCCATCCAGATCCAGGATGATATCCCGGGCCCACATTCCTCCCGGGACATCTTCCACGAATGCAACCGACACCGTCGTCTGATCACGCTGCTCGACCGGCGTCATGACCGCTTCGATCCGAACCGTTGCTGTCAAGTCATGGACTTCGAAATAAACCGCAATCGAAGTTCCTTGATCTGTGACGCGCGGCAAGAGGGGCTCAATCAACCGGTCTCCCCGCAGGACGAAACCGTCAGGAACGCGAGCCTCGGCCGGGTCGACCTCCGTGACCAGCCACGCAAGCATCAGGTCGCTCATGACAGGACCATCGTCCGGTGTGGGGGCGGTCCGCAATCGGTACGCCCCCCCACGGCCATGCCCATCCCCCAGTTCCAGGGAGAACCGTTACTGATCGGCACCGGACCGCACCGCATGGAAAACAGGACGGCAGTCTGCATCAGTTGTGGAGCCTGATTGGCTGGCAGTGTTGGCTGCAGCCGGAGGACGAACCAGGTCCTCCGTCCACTCCGCTACCGTGACCGGTGCAGGTATCGGCAGGCGGTCGGACGCCGGACCCGGACGAATACCTGCAGCATACAGCCCGACGTGGTTTACGGCATCGAAACGCTGCCCTTCGCGAGGCTCCAGACACCAGCCGACGACCCACTCCCGACGGTCCCGGGGACCGAAGCCATGGATGGCTGCATGCATCGGAATGGATTCCGTAGGTCCCACGCTGGACTGGAACGGCCTGGCTTCGAACTGTTCAGCGGCATGGATGGTCTGATCCCGTTGCCACTGACGAACGACGTTCCGCGGCCCGGTCAGGTCGGCCGCACTGGCAGACCAGTAGATCCAATCACCCGTTTTGGCCATGTCGTGGAAAATGAACGTCGTGAACGGATAGGACACGGCCAGGAAGGCGTCTCTGTCGCTGGAAAAGCGCACCGACTCCACCGGCAACCCGTAACGGAGAATCATGCGCCCGGGATCGGATGCCTCCGGATGGTCGAGCAATTGGAGGGCTGTACGCCGGGCAACGTGTTCCGTGAGCCGTTCATTCTCCGGTGTTTCCCATCGTGGATCATCGTCCAACCAATCCCGCCCCGATTCCGAAGCCGAAGGTGCGTCAATGGGCGTGCGGTCCAGCAAGGCGATCCGTTCAGCTGGATCTGCCTTTTCCAGGGCCAACAGGGCAGCATTCCAGGCAGCGGTCCTGTTGCCT
The Rhodothermales bacterium genome window above contains:
- a CDS encoding 5-(carboxyamino)imidazole ribonucleotide synthase, whose amino-acid sequence is MSGFPTVGILGGGQLGRMSAMAALRMGLDVRTLSPSFSGPVASLGHAHTGDWEDEQVMKAFLGHVDVVTVESEWAPADVAARVSAGGTPVWPSPSTLETIRHKGRQKRALEASGVAVAPWRSCPTIADARQAVKDFGFPVIAKRFEGSYDGYGNATIRTVEDVETAWSELAAEDGLLIEDFIDFKRELAVMVARRPSGQTVVYPVVVTEQKDHRCHAVWVPSGLTPDRIAAVEAMALQAAEAVDAVGVLGVELFEGMDGTLLLNELAPRPHNTGHYTIEACHTSQFENHIRAVLDWPLGDPSLRVPAAVMINVLGHRAGALHTDGYTNALGIDGASVHLYGKRDVRPKRKMGHVTVTAHTVEEAREKAESAAALIQL
- the purE gene encoding 5-(carboxyamino)imidazole ribonucleotide mutase, encoding MNTSHPGTTASTPLVGIAMGSQSDWPTMEAAADILKDFGIPFEARVLSAHRTPDKMTEWAQKARERGMRVIIAGAGGAAHLPGMIAASTVLPVIGVPVETRSLKGLDSLLSIVQMPGGVPVATVAIGNAKNAALLAVQILGAGQEHHLDAMETYRATLRAQVADMDAAVRGMKG
- a CDS encoding tetratricopeptide repeat protein, with the protein product MKTMSPASSLPGFFNGCVAGIVAALLFVAMPVLAQQADPMTDGILDFRRGEYSSAVTHFERALEQDPANAEAHFLLARIFWETPLRDERRAGRELDRALEIEPENVQYMVARMQQYKADASNFIVEKSRETRRRELARAILEIDPQNAFAHEELGVAYIRDFWRYRNALMYPALTFNEYRYRSQTTVDPLAGYLVEQAQDYDRDQGIEYEPTTDELIGAVEQNLDPNSIFLADEFDVETLKQQGIPVVDMSSRAQKAYDRAIGHLSTALESDPRQRTVYDHLMEIYALKGEYEEALDMLSQMYVYFPDDAQLWTYLGYAHYNVGNMDAASKSFETAFRYMTEEEQFAYERLDDILPRDERAAYAADAAAYASRYWTSKDPRYLTPYNERKLEHYVRLTYADLLYGAPDVDLRGWNTERGQILVRYGPPQGDVVIIPRSTSGVRMGAPSSGGTQSDPTGNAGLALEVARRGTDMDLGEEANTYNIWDYGTFKFVFEDPFRNGEYRLYSPSASELADGSLPWVNDYTIKAFETFDQTPELYEYEAPGRQIELPYLVSSFRGRDGNSDVYVNYGIPITEGYDPDQDMINLTANAGTFVVSDNRNMLAERRQTIYGLRTSQIVRFDEANLWVNSEAFATPPGNHEVSVEFETASGGTVAVQRREVPVHDFSGDRLALSDVMLAYRIDEAFDGKPVVASDIYRNGFSIQPAPWSVFGVDQPIYLYFEVYNLGQNPDGTASYDIEAVLLPKEDGNRIGRAVGRLFGGGDAGVSVRLPVQVESQDDAQYLILGAENQEPGLYTLVVRIHDNVSDRDVEMEQDLFLE
- a CDS encoding TonB-dependent receptor, translated to MSTLSINALRLPVVLLLGWLIMLAAPLREAQAQSGIVRGVISDADTGEALQGVNVALLGASGELVTGTVSGSGGVYALSRLDEGAYVLRASFIGFDTWEQGITLEEGERILLNIQLTEGSEVLDELVVEEERDSGSVRVTAGQVTIIPADIEMIPSPDVSGDLVNYLTTLPGIVSVGDRGGQLFVRGGEPWQNLVLLDGLWIYQPFHVLGFFSSFPADIIADVEVFAGGFPSQYGGRISSVMDVTSRNGSKYGYKGSASLAPFVSGLMIEGPLHNNGKVSFLASVRESVIGQGASRIISQDLPYEFGDLYVKLHALPSYNSQFTVNFLRTHDKGSVFEGSVQQPREFVEWTNEAGGLRYLVFPRAFSVMAEFAVNASRLESWQSRGTAAERFSRLQSVNTIANLTHFHGNTTIRWGLFARSLTIESELNGLFQNLSFREEFVTEIGMYVEPEWSFGNGWELRAGARIHGFPSKNVGFLEPRLRLVRRRDHDEWSFAAGSYHQEIVGLVDRRDAAGVFSAWTSSPNNFDVPSALHAIIGYRRALSSSFEVGLEGYAKKLDNLFIPEWTAFPRFTTRIQNADGRVFGGDLRAEYSEDGFRVLATYGLSSVEYSARQESLPLWYGTESVSFRPAHDRRHQLNLVVNKDTRLAVFSVRWQFGSGLPFSRALGFDGFVLMEGNVDVLEEEGSRRVIFEQPYKGLLPTYHRLDLSAEREMVLTEKARLTIHAGIINTYDRANLFYLDVFTLRRVDQLPFIPTLGLKLDLEE